The Sporosarcina luteola genome contains a region encoding:
- a CDS encoding GTP cyclohydrolase II: MVHAKLAPQVLEVLKDKIQLIKSGEGAIYLVGPIKLPVNLYGETVIFQWYCWLNQCQVTDNYQEIIDQLASANLAEYQQSSVLVYGDFENADDALIRMHSICHTGDIFGSKRCDCGYQLKQSMQNIVDHGTGALFYLANHEGRGIGLFSKAMAYVLQENGYDTVEANESLGFVDDARNYDDAIRVLKKLRTKPVKLMTNNPKKLEAMRNAGLPITEREPLWGDKSEFNEKYLQTKIQRSGHLGEEGNHND, from the coding sequence ATGGTACATGCGAAATTGGCTCCTCAAGTTCTTGAGGTCTTAAAAGATAAAATACAATTGATCAAGTCGGGTGAAGGAGCGATCTATTTGGTCGGCCCCATTAAATTGCCAGTGAATTTGTATGGGGAGACCGTTATTTTCCAATGGTATTGTTGGCTGAATCAATGCCAAGTGACGGATAACTACCAAGAAATTATCGATCAACTGGCTTCCGCCAATTTAGCGGAGTACCAACAATCGAGCGTGCTCGTATACGGAGATTTCGAAAACGCGGATGATGCACTCATCCGGATGCACTCCATCTGCCATACCGGGGACATATTCGGTAGTAAAAGATGTGACTGCGGTTATCAGTTAAAACAATCGATGCAAAATATTGTCGATCACGGGACTGGTGCTTTGTTCTATTTGGCAAACCATGAAGGCCGTGGAATTGGTTTATTTAGCAAAGCGATGGCATATGTGCTTCAGGAAAACGGCTACGATACGGTGGAAGCAAATGAAAGCCTCGGCTTTGTTGATGATGCAAGAAATTACGACGATGCGATTCGTGTGTTAAAGAAATTACGTACAAAACCTGTCAAACTTATGACGAATAATCCAAAAAAACTGGAAGCGATGCGGAATGCCGGTCTTCCTATTACGGAAAGAGAACCTTTGTGGGGCGATAAATCAGAGTTCAATGAAAAATATTTGCAAACAAAAATTCAACGTTCCGGCCATTTAGGTGAAGAAGGGAATCATAATGACTAA
- a CDS encoding PLP-dependent aminotransferase family protein, translated as MQFMLDRSIKKPMYRQLVEQIENAIISGDLSQDQPLPSERELAKKLLINRSTVVTAYDELEAVGLIVRKIGSGTYINTDIWGLTHKRVPNWGRYVEDGSFLPNLPLVQKLRNETEQKGMINLSSGELAADLLPNVQFARILKEHAFDEHLGYDHPLGDAGLRETICKHMKTYKSMVVEPDSILITSGAQQAIHLIVQCLLKPGDTVAIEDPSYAFSLPIFQSFGVKTLLLPVDQHGVNPDDIEALQRKHRIRMLFLNPDYQNPTGTKMSLERRKRILELSSKHGFPIIEDDPYNLTSFDGCIGPTLKSMDDNDNVLYISSLSKVVASGLRIGWIIGPEKVIKRLSDGKQQIDFGHSVFPQWIANQFLDSPQFDEHVSDLRIQLRERRNALILALDSLSKDEVTYLVPQGGIHLWCKINHEIDEYKLLEESMKKGVSFVPGRIMGSKNGYVRFTYGKGNEASIKEGISRFVYALRNNGGDV; from the coding sequence ATGCAATTTATGCTAGACCGTTCAATAAAAAAACCTATGTATAGGCAACTTGTAGAACAAATAGAGAATGCAATTATATCGGGAGATTTATCTCAGGACCAGCCATTACCATCTGAACGTGAGTTGGCAAAAAAATTACTGATTAATAGGAGTACGGTGGTGACTGCTTATGATGAGCTAGAGGCAGTCGGATTAATTGTCAGAAAGATAGGGAGCGGCACGTATATAAATACGGACATATGGGGGCTAACTCATAAAAGGGTTCCCAATTGGGGGAGATATGTAGAGGATGGCTCATTTCTTCCGAATCTTCCGTTGGTACAGAAACTTCGTAATGAAACTGAGCAAAAAGGAATGATTAACCTATCAAGCGGGGAACTTGCAGCAGATTTACTACCTAACGTCCAATTCGCTAGGATTCTTAAGGAGCATGCGTTTGATGAGCATTTAGGTTACGATCATCCTTTAGGCGATGCGGGATTACGGGAGACCATTTGTAAACATATGAAAACGTATAAAAGTATGGTAGTTGAGCCAGACTCCATATTGATTACATCGGGTGCTCAGCAAGCAATACACCTAATCGTTCAATGCTTGTTAAAACCAGGCGATACAGTAGCGATTGAAGACCCATCCTATGCATTCTCTTTACCGATCTTTCAATCATTTGGTGTTAAAACGCTCTTACTCCCAGTTGATCAACATGGTGTAAATCCTGATGATATTGAAGCTTTACAAAGAAAACATCGAATTCGTATGCTCTTCTTAAATCCTGATTATCAAAATCCTACTGGCACGAAAATGTCGCTGGAACGCCGAAAGAGAATATTGGAATTATCATCAAAGCACGGTTTCCCCATAATAGAGGATGATCCTTATAATTTGACGTCATTCGACGGGTGCATTGGACCTACGTTAAAGTCAATGGACGATAATGATAATGTTTTATACATTAGTTCGTTATCAAAAGTGGTTGCATCAGGACTGCGCATTGGTTGGATTATTGGTCCAGAAAAAGTGATTAAACGCTTGTCAGACGGCAAACAGCAAATTGACTTTGGCCATAGTGTTTTTCCGCAATGGATAGCGAATCAATTTCTAGATTCCCCCCAATTTGACGAACACGTTTCAGATTTAAGGATTCAACTGAGGGAGCGAAGGAATGCGTTAATTTTGGCATTGGACAGCTTATCTAAAGATGAGGTTACATATTTAGTGCCACAAGGCGGAATTCATTTATGGTGTAAAATAAATCACGAAATTGATGAATATAAGTTACTTGAAGAATCCATGAAAAAAGGCGTTTCATTTGTACCTGGGAGAATAATGGGCTCAAAAAATGGATACGTTCGATTTACTTATGGCAAAGGGAACGAAGCTTCAATAAAAGAAGGCATTTCTAGGTTTGTCTACGCGCTAAGAAATAACGGGGGGGATGTTTGA
- the ribD gene encoding bifunctional diaminohydroxyphosphoribosylaminopyrimidine deaminase/5-amino-6-(5-phosphoribosylamino)uracil reductase RibD produces MTNHEFYMKLALDNAQAMKGQTDPNPLVGSVIVNDNRIVGVGTHLKAGEPHAEIHAIRMAGEQANGGTIYVTLEPCSHYGRTGPCAVAIVEAGIKKVVIATLDPNPVVAGNGVKILEDAGIEVVIGVMEEESRQMNEVFNKFIVEQKPFMTMKAGSTLDGKIATHTADSKWITSAEARHDVHILRNQHMAILVGVNTVIEDDPELTTRIPNGRNPIRIILDSSLRIPLHSKVVTDGQAETWIFTSSTYNEDAKNQLEEQGIAVFHTSGTRQVDLNDVVRILSEKLVSSVLIEGGGSIHAAFLEKQLVDKVEIYIAPKLVGGALAPTFLEGTGVEMMRDAVDIEHLHITQIGKDFKFTGYPKYITN; encoded by the coding sequence ATGACTAACCATGAATTTTATATGAAGTTGGCTCTTGATAATGCACAAGCAATGAAAGGCCAAACAGATCCAAACCCTCTTGTCGGTTCAGTGATTGTAAATGACAACCGAATTGTCGGGGTTGGTACCCATCTAAAAGCTGGGGAACCTCACGCTGAAATTCATGCGATTCGTATGGCCGGTGAGCAGGCAAACGGTGGGACAATTTACGTCACCCTTGAGCCATGCTCGCATTATGGGCGGACCGGCCCTTGTGCAGTAGCAATTGTTGAAGCGGGAATTAAGAAAGTCGTCATCGCTACACTAGATCCAAACCCGGTCGTTGCCGGAAACGGGGTTAAAATTTTGGAAGACGCAGGAATTGAAGTTGTCATCGGTGTAATGGAAGAGGAATCTCGACAGATGAATGAAGTGTTCAACAAATTCATCGTCGAGCAGAAGCCTTTCATGACGATGAAAGCAGGAAGCACATTGGACGGAAAAATTGCTACACATACAGCAGATAGTAAATGGATAACTTCCGCCGAAGCAAGACACGATGTACACATATTGAGAAATCAACATATGGCTATTCTAGTCGGTGTCAATACAGTCATTGAGGATGATCCCGAATTGACGACGAGGATCCCAAATGGTAGGAATCCGATTCGCATTATTTTAGATTCCTCATTGCGCATTCCTCTCCATTCAAAGGTTGTAACGGACGGGCAAGCGGAAACATGGATCTTCACTTCTTCTACGTATAATGAAGATGCTAAGAATCAGCTGGAGGAACAGGGCATTGCGGTTTTCCACACTTCAGGCACTCGCCAAGTCGATTTGAATGATGTCGTTCGGATTCTTAGTGAAAAACTTGTTTCTTCGGTCTTAATTGAAGGCGGAGGGTCGATTCATGCAGCTTTTCTTGAAAAGCAGCTTGTCGACAAAGTGGAGATCTATATTGCTCCAAAACTTGTTGGCGGCGCACTAGCACCGACATTTCTTGAAGGTACAGGCGTTGAAATGATGCGTGACGCTGTTGATATCGAGCATCTACACATTACGCAAATCGGAAAAGATTTCAAGTTCACCGGCTATCCGAAATATATAACAAACTGA
- a CDS encoding DoxX family protein: protein MERKYELGLLILRVVLGITFLIHGIAKFQMGLGNVAGWFESIGILGFLGYVVAFIELLGGIALILGIGTRIFSALIAIVMVGAIFTSKLSLGFMGAEAAGFELDVALLAMAVVLLISGSQLLSLDNKIFGFEKAA, encoded by the coding sequence ATGGAACGTAAATATGAATTGGGTTTGTTGATTTTGAGAGTGGTTTTAGGGATAACATTTTTAATCCATGGGATTGCAAAATTCCAAATGGGTCTTGGAAATGTAGCAGGTTGGTTTGAAAGCATTGGGATTTTAGGTTTCTTAGGCTATGTAGTTGCTTTTATTGAACTCCTTGGAGGAATTGCATTAATCCTAGGAATCGGAACAAGAATCTTCTCAGCTTTGATTGCAATTGTGATGGTGGGAGCGATCTTTACATCTAAATTGTCCCTAGGTTTTATGGGAGCAGAAGCTGCAGGATTTGAATTAGATGTAGCTTTATTAGCAATGGCGGTTGTTCTATTGATTAGCGGAAGCCAATTGTTATCTTTAGATAACAAGATCTTCGGATTTGAAAAAGCCGCATAA
- a CDS encoding type IA DNA topoisomerase: protein MKPVILAEKPSQAKAYADAFSVRKHEGFLEINPCMIFPAGAYITWGVGHLVELKEPHAYNPAWKRWSLGSLPILPERYEFQVAKGKFKQFQVVKKLIRGTDTVINACDVDREGSNIFYSIYYQTGARNQTIKRLWINSLEVDEVRKGFANLRDNRKDLQLYEEAKSRQISDWLVGMNASRLYTLLLKAKGVQEVFPIGRVQSPTVYLIYQRQREIETFVSEPFFEVEATFKSEHGTYKGKAKAKEPKREIIQELLSKHGIQPNSPGIITSVTHTDKRTPPPQLHSLSTLQATANRRWKMSPANVLKTMQGLYEKKLVTYPRTDARHITPNEFAYLKDQVGDYQQLIGHPFPVASLAPKKRYVDSSKVQEHYAIIPTKKVPTQAVLGRMSPLERNLYEEVVRTTLAMFHTDYLYTETKVTTDVNGLPFFTTGKTERDLGWKALFQRSKEDKDEPALPPLRMQETVQSDIGIKEGKTMPPKPYTEGQLIAMMKTCGKLVEDKEETDILKEIEGLGTEATRSGIIETIKKHGYITVSKNIVSITEKGRVLCQAIEGNLLASPSMTAKWETYLRKIGNGEGSGQHFLENISKFIAKLLDEVPKQLEAKPIDATKVPPRQSKSRGSYQAVEVAPCPACQNGMILARKGFYGCSNYKNGCKQTLPGIFLKKKLTPAQVKLLCTKGKTNTIKGFTANNGNKFDASLSLENGKLNLVFQK, encoded by the coding sequence GTGAAGCCAGTCATCCTAGCTGAAAAACCGTCCCAAGCGAAAGCGTATGCGGACGCTTTTTCCGTGCGAAAGCATGAAGGGTTTCTTGAGATTAATCCTTGCATGATTTTTCCAGCTGGCGCCTATATCACTTGGGGTGTCGGCCATCTCGTGGAATTGAAGGAACCTCATGCATACAATCCCGCTTGGAAGCGTTGGTCACTTGGGAGTCTTCCAATCTTGCCGGAACGATATGAGTTCCAAGTGGCAAAGGGTAAATTCAAGCAGTTTCAAGTTGTAAAGAAGCTGATTCGCGGAACGGATACAGTCATCAATGCATGTGACGTGGACCGGGAAGGCTCGAACATCTTCTATAGCATATATTATCAAACGGGTGCGCGTAATCAGACGATCAAGCGGCTTTGGATCAATTCACTTGAGGTGGATGAAGTGCGAAAAGGGTTTGCGAATTTACGTGATAATCGCAAGGATTTGCAGCTGTATGAGGAGGCAAAATCCCGTCAGATCAGCGATTGGCTTGTTGGGATGAATGCTTCCCGATTATATACACTCTTATTGAAAGCTAAAGGTGTCCAGGAAGTGTTTCCGATCGGACGAGTGCAGTCGCCTACGGTCTATTTAATCTATCAACGGCAACGAGAGATTGAGACATTCGTATCGGAACCGTTTTTTGAAGTGGAAGCGACGTTCAAATCAGAACACGGTACGTATAAAGGTAAAGCGAAAGCGAAGGAGCCAAAACGGGAAATCATTCAGGAACTGCTTTCAAAACATGGCATCCAACCGAATTCGCCCGGCATTATCACATCTGTTACGCACACCGATAAGCGGACACCGCCACCGCAGCTCCATTCCCTGTCAACGTTGCAGGCGACAGCGAACCGGCGTTGGAAGATGAGCCCCGCGAACGTTTTGAAGACGATGCAAGGCTTATATGAGAAGAAGCTTGTCACCTACCCACGGACGGATGCGCGCCATATAACGCCGAATGAATTTGCGTATTTGAAGGACCAAGTCGGCGATTACCAACAGCTGATCGGACATCCCTTCCCCGTCGCTTCGCTTGCGCCGAAGAAACGGTATGTCGACAGTTCGAAGGTCCAAGAGCACTATGCGATCATCCCGACGAAGAAAGTGCCGACGCAGGCAGTCCTCGGCAGAATGTCGCCGCTTGAGCGGAATTTGTATGAAGAGGTCGTCCGTACGACGCTCGCGATGTTCCATACTGATTATTTGTATACCGAAACGAAAGTGACGACGGATGTAAATGGCCTTCCGTTTTTCACGACTGGCAAGACGGAAAGGGATTTAGGATGGAAGGCTTTATTCCAACGGTCTAAAGAGGATAAGGACGAGCCCGCTTTGCCGCCGCTTCGTATGCAAGAGACAGTCCAATCCGATATCGGCATTAAAGAGGGCAAGACGATGCCGCCGAAGCCATACACGGAAGGTCAGCTAATCGCGATGATGAAAACTTGCGGGAAGTTGGTCGAGGACAAAGAGGAAACGGATATTTTGAAAGAGATTGAGGGTCTTGGAACGGAAGCGACACGGAGCGGCATCATTGAAACGATTAAAAAGCATGGATATATAACCGTGTCTAAAAATATCGTGTCGATTACGGAGAAAGGCCGTGTGCTTTGCCAGGCAATCGAAGGAAATCTGCTTGCGAGTCCATCGATGACGGCGAAGTGGGAAACGTATTTGCGGAAAATCGGCAATGGCGAAGGAAGCGGGCAGCATTTCCTCGAAAATATTTCGAAGTTCATTGCGAAGCTATTAGATGAGGTCCCTAAGCAGCTGGAGGCAAAGCCGATCGACGCAACGAAAGTTCCGCCGCGGCAATCGAAATCGCGCGGCTCTTATCAAGCTGTGGAGGTCGCCCCATGCCCTGCATGTCAAAATGGCATGATTCTGGCCCGAAAAGGATTTTACGGATGCAGCAACTACAAAAATGGCTGTAAACAGACGTTGCCTGGCATCTTCTTGAAAAAGAAACTGACACCGGCGCAAGTGAAGCTCCTTTGCACAAAAGGCAAAACGAATACGATCAAAGGATTCACCGCCAATAACGGAAACAAGTTTGATGCTAGCCTTTCCTTAGAGAACGGTAAGTTGAATTTAGTGTTCCAAAAATAA
- a CDS encoding MBL fold metallo-hydrolase translates to MSRKRYSNLDSAATTATLKDILRWQKERRGKRKDLSFRIGQADNKQQALLNSRHHELTITWIGHSTFLLQIAGLTIVTDPVWAYRTGFSRRLEEPGLSLDEIPPVDVVLLSHSHYDHFHVTSLRKLKGSPTILVPEGLGRKIQKLMKGNKVHELPWWGHMSIGSVDFHFVPAQHWTKRSLTDTNRSHWGGWVIQQNSMPPGDHKSHSIYFAGDSGYFQGFRDIGERFPGITYALMPIGAYEPEWFMGMQHVTPEQAIQAFIDVRAETFIPMHYGAFRLADDTTEEALNRLLAEWERRELNSSRLRLLKHGETLIQAQKLEI, encoded by the coding sequence ATGTCCCGAAAACGATACAGCAATCTAGATTCCGCCGCGACGACAGCAACCTTGAAAGATATATTGCGCTGGCAAAAAGAGCGGAGAGGCAAACGTAAAGATCTGAGCTTCCGTATTGGCCAAGCAGACAATAAGCAACAGGCGCTCCTGAACAGTAGACACCACGAATTGACCATAACGTGGATTGGACACTCCACATTTCTTCTGCAAATTGCCGGTTTAACAATTGTAACAGATCCTGTTTGGGCCTACCGGACGGGATTTAGCCGCAGACTGGAAGAACCAGGACTGTCTTTGGATGAAATCCCGCCAGTCGATGTAGTTTTGTTGTCTCATTCCCATTATGATCATTTTCACGTGACATCCTTGAGAAAACTGAAAGGCTCGCCCACCATACTCGTCCCCGAAGGGCTCGGACGAAAAATACAGAAGCTAATGAAAGGCAATAAAGTGCATGAGTTGCCATGGTGGGGGCATATGAGCATTGGCTCCGTCGATTTCCACTTTGTCCCTGCACAGCATTGGACAAAACGTTCGCTCACCGATACGAATAGGTCACACTGGGGAGGATGGGTCATCCAACAGAATTCAATGCCACCTGGTGATCATAAGTCTCATTCCATCTATTTCGCCGGGGACAGCGGATATTTCCAAGGATTCCGCGACATCGGCGAAAGGTTCCCTGGCATTACGTATGCACTCATGCCAATTGGTGCTTATGAGCCTGAATGGTTTATGGGAATGCAACACGTCACCCCAGAACAAGCGATTCAGGCTTTTATTGACGTCCGGGCTGAGACATTCATTCCCATGCATTATGGCGCATTTCGACTGGCTGATGACACGACTGAGGAGGCGTTGAATCGATTGCTTGCCGAATGGGAGCGACGAGAATTGAATTCAAGCAGACTGCGGCTGCTGAAGCATGGGGAAACTCTCATCCAAGCACAGAAATTAGAAATTTGA
- a CDS encoding RNA polymerase alpha subunit C-terminal domain-containing protein codes for MTTSNKTPRTCSKGHNYYKTSDCPTCPICEQERKPANGFLSSLSAPARRALENNGITSIEQLSAYSEKEILKLHGMGPASLPKLRDALETNGLSFKK; via the coding sequence ATGACAACTTCAAATAAAACTCCAAGGACTTGCAGCAAAGGGCATAACTACTATAAAACCAGTGACTGCCCGACATGTCCGATTTGTGAGCAAGAACGCAAACCTGCCAATGGATTTCTATCATCACTATCAGCACCGGCAAGACGGGCATTGGAAAACAACGGGATTACTTCTATAGAACAGCTATCGGCATATAGCGAAAAAGAGATTCTGAAATTACACGGCATGGGACCAGCTTCTTTACCAAAGCTAAGAGATGCTTTAGAGACAAATGGGTTATCATTTAAAAAATAG
- a CDS encoding HAD family acid phosphatase, producing MKFGFDIDDTLINLREHAFHIYNKKLNQNVDIELFHSLDKVEIHELFGMTAEEGGKMWNGSLEEIYFTSCPAYPEAVETLQKLEHDGHEIYYITARPKEHGERTMEWMIEQGFPVHKERFFYGMNDEDKVHIIKELELDYYFDDKPAVLETLGDCQLNLFAITQSYNQHLDIPRIENWSELFDLLLKEK from the coding sequence ATGAAATTTGGTTTTGATATCGATGATACGTTAATTAATTTACGAGAACACGCTTTTCACATATACAATAAAAAATTGAATCAGAATGTGGATATAGAGCTCTTTCACTCCTTGGACAAGGTTGAAATCCACGAGCTCTTCGGCATGACAGCTGAAGAAGGCGGCAAGATGTGGAACGGTTCGTTAGAAGAAATTTATTTCACATCGTGCCCTGCCTATCCTGAAGCAGTAGAAACGTTGCAAAAACTGGAGCACGACGGACATGAAATCTATTATATTACCGCAAGGCCGAAAGAACATGGCGAGCGGACAATGGAATGGATGATTGAACAAGGATTCCCGGTCCACAAAGAGCGATTTTTTTATGGCATGAATGACGAGGACAAGGTTCACATTATAAAAGAGTTGGAACTCGACTACTATTTCGATGACAAGCCTGCAGTACTTGAAACATTAGGTGATTGTCAGCTCAATCTGTTTGCGATAACTCAATCTTACAATCAGCATTTGGACATTCCACGCATTGAGAACTGGTCTGAACTATTCGATTTGCTACTTAAAGAGAAATAG